The DNA region CGGTATTAATCGGAATAGCAAAGCCGATATTATCGATGGAAGCTTCTGTGCTTGAATTGCTTGAATACTTAGCGTTTGTAACGCCTACTACCTCGCCGTACATATTGAACAGTGCACCGCCCGAGTTGCCTGAGTTGATAGCGCAGTCGGTCTGGATGAGGTTCATCATAACGGAGTTGGAGGTTGTGATCTGTCTGTCCATAGCGCTGACAACACCCGATGTCAGGGTGAATGTGAGCTCGCCGAGGGGATTGCCGATAGCTACTACATTATCACCTACGCTTAGTGCTTCGGAATCACCGAGTGTAACTGCTTCAAGACCTGTTGCATCTATCTTCAGTACAGCGATATCGTTGCTTTCATCACTTCCGACGATCTCTGCGTCGTAGGAAGTATTATCGTAGGTAGTTACCTTTACCTTGTTTGCGCCGTCGATTACGTGATAGTTGGTAACTATGTAGCCGTCTTCGGTGATTATGAAGCCCGAACCGCTGGCTGCGGCTGTGGTGGTGTAGCCGAAGTAGTTGGTGCTTATCTCGGTGGTGATACCTACTGTAGAGTTTACATTATTCTTATATACCTCGGAAGCGGAAAGCTGTGTGCCGTCGGTCTTCACTGTCTGCATAGCTACTGCCTTTTCACCGGATTCAGCTGTCTTGATGACTGCCTTGCCTTTCTCGGTATTGCTCTCGGTCTCAGCCTTAGTATCGGCAGATGCTGACTTGGTCTGTGCGGAAGATGAATCAGCATTCAGGTACTTTAGTGCTGCGAAAGTTCCGCCTGTACCAAGTGCGCCGCCCAGCAGGCTGAAGCTTACTGCCAGTGCCGCAAGACGAAGCTTGCTGTTCTTGGTACGGGGAGCCGCAGTCACGGGAGCGGTATACTCCGCAGGCTTGAAAGTCTGAGTATCTGAATTTTCATTAGTGTTGTAAATGTTGTTGTTTTCCATGTTATCCATAAGACATACTCCTTTGTCATTGATTTTATTATCTTGCGGTCTGTGCCGCTGTTTGTTTTCTATGCTTAAAGTATATTTCACTAACTTAAAAACTAATTTAAACCGAAATGAAAATAGCTTGAAAGAATATGTATGTATCTATCACATATCTTTCATTTTAGCACTTAATGTGATGGCTGAGTGAAAAAAATGTCACCCGTTGATGAAAAACGCATTTTGACAGATAATTTTGGGTTAAGATGTGATGCGGAGTATATGAATTTAAAGTTTTGTTAACATTAAAATGTACACGGATGTGAAGCTGGACGGTGGTGTTAAAATTGTTAATATACTGAATTATATGTGTGCGAATATTCTGAAATTGTATAGGTTTAAAATTTTAATATAAATCATACGGGATTTGCTCTGCTGAAAAAATCGGGTAACTGAATTACAACGCAAAAACGACGTCCCGCACATTGCCATGCGGGACGTCGTTTTTAAGGAAGTTTAGAAAAAATATATGAAGAAAAAATATGAAGCATTCTCTGCTGATGTTAATATAATAACCTTGCGATGTGAAAACTGTGTGATAGAATATGGAATAATTTCAAAAATCACAAATTTATCTTTTGTGACATCATACGACTTTTACAGTGATATTCACAATAACATCTACTGCGGAAAGCAATATTTCAGGGGTGTTTTGGTATTTCAGCCACAGTTTGGGAAAACGTTGTTTTATCAGAAGCGATGTGCCGAAGATATCTGTCCCGTTCCGGAGCATTCCGGTTTGCAGGTAAGTGCAGTCAGATACGAGTGTATTGGAAACTGCTGTGCTGAGTTTATTGCTCTGGTCGGTATCAAGCTCATGGTCGGGACGGGCGGATACAATGATATTGGTTGTGAGCATCAGCCTGCCGTTTTCGGCGGTGATGGTTCGCTTGCGGCGGCAGTTGTCAAGTTCGGATGTGATGCTTATGTCATCAAGGATAGTAACTATACTGCCTTTTTCAGCCTTGCCCGAAAGCAGTGCCGCGAAAAGGGTCGCGTCCTCGGGCAGTATGCTTTTGCCCTCATGCGTGATGACGGCTGTCCCTGCGACTTTGACACTTTGTGATATAGTCGGACTGTCGGCAGAACTGCTGTCGGTATCGCTCTCACTTATGACTTCAAGCACAGGCATGGCGATACTGCCTTCGTCCGAAAACAAAGATCTAAGGTCACAGCCGATGGTACGTGAGTATTCGGCAGAGGTTTTGATAAGGCTCGAAAGAGCTTCGGCAGAAGTTTCGTCCTCGGTGAGTTTCAGCTGCATCAGCTCCTCCGCCTTGCCCTGAGCCATGCAGATATCGGCTGAGGGACTGATATTCCTGCCGCCCAGGGCAAAGGCAAAAAGCTCCCGTGGGTCATCGAGTCTGATATCACTGCCCAGACATATCAGTTGTAAGTGTCCAAAAAATAACTCTTTTCCTGTTGAACTGCCTGCGGCGGAAAGGGCTTCGCTGACAGTTTTGCCCTCGCTGACGGCAACTGCCACGTTTGCGCCAGTAACATCTACCGCAGTATCGGAGCCTGATCCCGCGGGCTGGAATATCTGGATAGATACGCGGTATCCCTTCTCACAGGTATCTATTCCCATTGCGTGGACTATACCGCGCCTGTCGATGCTGATGCTTCTCCCGCGGGCTGAAAGCAGGATACAGCACATGACGGCGGTGACGAGTAGGTAAACGGTTCGGGCGGAATGTTTATAGTGCTTTTTCATGTCAGACCTCTCTTTCGGGGGCAGGTTCATGTTTGATGCAAAGCAGATATGCGGGAAGTATCAGCCCAAGAATGATTATCGGGGCGGCAGGACGCGGCGAGTAGATGACTTTATCCCAGCCGTAGCCGAGAAGCAGGGGGAGTGCTGCTGCTGCGGGAAGAAATCCAGCCAGAAGAACACTGCCGAGTTCAGTTGATGCGGGTCGGAGAATACGGAGACAGCAGGCGGAACAGTAAAGCAGGGTAGTCAGCTTGACGATGCCTGTCATTACCCATATCAGCAGAAAAACTGCGTCACTGCGTTCGGTAATGATGTTTTCGGAGTAGGCTGCAAGGGTGAATACAGGAAGTTTTTCAAGCGATGCAAAATTTCCGAGAGCTGAAGTCACTATGCCAGCGATCAGCGTCACCATGACACCTTTTGCAATGAGGTAGTACCTAGCTGTCTTTTCCGGACCGCCCTCTGTATCTGACGCAAGAAAGCAGAACATTACCAGACATTCGCAGCGTGAAAATTCAGCGTATACAGCCTTTGTTAGCTCGGCGGGAAAGTCGTTGACGGCGTAGTTGAATCGGGTGATATCCATATCATCGGCAGCGCCTGCGGCTATGATGACAAGCATGATGATGACTCCCGCAAAGGTGATACGAGCTGTTCTGCTGATAACGGAAATGCCGGTTCTTGCGGCATATATCGCAGTGAGTGCGACACATAGCACGGTCATTACTCTTGTCATGTTGACATTGAAGAAATAGTCGGTGAAACAGGCGATATCACCAAGGACGCGGAAGGCCGCATATATAAAGTACAGCAGAAAACCGATCGCATATGTTTTGCCGAGGACTTTGCTGCGCCGGAAAGCGATGGCACATGGGTCTTTGCGAATGCGTGCGGCGAGCTTTGCGGCAGGTATCAGGAAAAATGCCTGCAATACCGTTGATATCACTGCGCCTGTCATATAGGTCAGACCGTCTGCTATGCCGACGGGAAAGTGGGTCATGGTGGTGAAGCTTCTGGCGCACAGAAGCAGGCATATCAGCGCGGCAGGGGATATTTTTTGTTTAGTCATAAATTGTCCGTTTCATTGTACAGATTTATTATTGCTCGTCTGCCGTATCGTTCGTGACAGTAGTGTGACGTTTCGCAAGCTGGGGAAATCCCGCACGCGAAAAAATATCGGTGAGTCCGTGAGGTCGCATAGGAAGCAGCGGCGAAGTGAATGCCGTTCCGTATTGATCAACGGCGGCGATATTGAATATAAGAAGTGTCAATGCGACGGCGATGCCGTAAAGTCCGCCGAAACCGCCTGCGATAATGAAAATAAGCCGCAGGACGGTTATCGCGGGATAAAGAGAGGGTAGTACAAATGAGGCTGTGGCGGTCATGCCGACTACGATAAGCAATGGCTGTGAGACCATTCCGCTTTTTACTGCCGCGTCACCGATTATCAGTCCGCCTACGATGGACACAGCTCCGCCAACTGACCGTGGCAGACGTACACCCGCCTCGCGCATTATCTCGAAAAGCACCATCAGCAGGAGCATTTCAACAACAGGAGGATATGGTGTGGCGACCTCGGCAGCGGCAAGGTTCAGCAGTAATTTAAGTGGGAATACCTCGGGGTGGAACATGACTAGGGCAGTGTAAAGTCCGGGCAGAAGTACCGCAAGCAGGAATGAGATGTATTTTATCCACCGTGAAAATGCGGCATAAAAAGGCTTTTCACAGTAGTCGTCCATTGTGCGGAAGTTATCTGCAAAGACAGTGGGCAAAAGCATACACCCTGGAGTGCCGTCGATGATGACCAGGATTTTACCTTCGTTCAATGCGGCACAGGCGTTGTCTGGGCGCTCGGTTACTGTCACCGCCGAAAAGACAGAACGGCTGTAAGTCTTGTCAACAAAAGGCATGAGATATCCTGCATTGAGAATAGTGTCCAATTCTATGGACTGCAACTTTTGCCTTATGGTTTGTAGAGAATCGGCGTCGGCTCTGCCTTCGATGTGAGCGATGCAGACATCGGTAACGGAGAGTTTCCCGACTTTCAGTATCTCAAAACGCAGCGCGGGAGTTTTCAGCCTTCGGCGGACGAGGGAAATATTTGTGCGCAGGGTCTCGGTGAAGCTGTCACGTGAACCGCTGATGGTCTGCTCAGTTTCGGGGATAGATACTGGGCGCTTTTCAAAACCCTGTATCCCAAGGCAGACTGCGCGGGGTATGCCGTCAATAAGTATCGCGGCAAATCCCGAAAATAACAGCTCAAACAGCGTTCCGAAATCGGTGACGATTTGTCTGTCTGTGGACATAAGGCTGTGTTTTTCAAGCATTTCGATCATATCGCCGGCGGTAGGCTCTTTGTTTGAAAAGCCGGTGAGCGGCTCAAAAACAAGTTCTGCCATAAGCTGTGTCGATGCCATGCCCTCGATGGAAAGCACTGCACAGTCGGTGCTGCCGATGGCTATGTTGATAATGTTGAAGTCAGCAGTTTCACCAAGGGCGGAACGAGCTGTATCAAGATTGGTTTTAAGGTCTGAACGCAGCAGTTCGGATTTCATGTTAATGAAGTATGGTTCGTTCATATTGCGGAACACCTCTCTCATATATGAAGTATCCCACGTTTTGTGAAAATTATTCATGGCACAAAAAAGAGGACAGCGAACTGTCCTCAAAAATGTACTTCTATATTTCATTCCTCAAACTCACTGACCAGCTGAGCTACAGTATTCTTAGCATCACCGTAGATCATAACAGTGTTGTCGTTGGTGAACAGAGGGTTCTCAACACCCGAGAAGCCTGTGCCCTTACCACGCTTGAGAACGAAAACTGTTCTTGCCTCGAATGCGTTGATGATGGGCATTCCGTAAAGAGGAGAGCTCTCGTCATTTATAGCGGAGGGGTTAACAACGTCGTTAGCACCGATAACGATGGCAACGTCAGTGTTGGACATCTGGGGATTCATCTCGTCAGCGGTCTTCAGCTGCTCGTAAGGTACGTTTGCCTCGGCGAGAAGTACGTTCATATGACCCGGCATACGTCCTGCAACGGGGTGGATAGCAAAGTTTACTTCTGCACCGTTTGCTTCAAGCTTGTCGCAGAGTTCCTTAACTGCGTGCTGTGCCTGTGCAACTGCCATACCGTAACCGGGAATGAATACTACACTGCTTGCAGCCTCAAGGATAAGATAAGCGTCCTCAACAGACATTGACTTGGGCTCTTTCTGCTCGCCTGCCGCACCCTTCTTGGCAGCGCCGAAGCTGCTGAAAAGCAGTGCGTACAGAGTTCTGTTCATAGCCTTGCACATGATGAGGGTCAGGATAAGTCCGGATGTACCTACCAGACAACCGGAAACTACCAGCACACTGTTCGAGATGGACAGACCTGCGAATGCAGCTGCAAGTCCCGAGAAAGCGTTCAGCAGTGAGATGATAACAGGCATATCGCCGCCGCCGATTGCTACGACCATTGTGAAGCCCAGGATCAGGTAAGCTGCTGTTACGATGATGATACCGATTGTACCAACACTTGCATCAAGAACTTCTGCGATGCTCAGAGCGTAAATAACAACGCCCACAAGTCCGACTGCTGCCAGCAGACCGTTTATAGCGTTCTTGGCAGGGATAGTTACGTTCTTCTTGAACATCTTGCCGCTCAGCTTGCCCCATGCAACTATGGAGCCTGTGAATGCTATCGCACCTATAGCTACTGTAAGTCCCAGTGCGATGGAAGAGAATGTGTTTATATTCTCGTCGGTCATGTACTGTGTAAGTGCCACCAGTAAGCTTGAAAGACCGCCGAAGCCGTTGAACAGAGCTACCAGCTGAGGCATACCTGTCATTTCAACTTTCTTAGCCCATACAGCACCGATGATGCTTCCCAGTGCTATTGCCGCAACGCCCCAGATATAAGCGTTGCTTGCAGGTCCGTTTGTGAGCGTATCTGTTACCTGTTTCTCGAAAAGCACGGTAACTACTGCTATAAGCATACCTACAGAAGACATAAGGTTGCCCTTACGTGCTGTGTCTGCCTTACCCAGAAGCTTGATGCCTCTTATAAACAGTACAGAGGATACCATATAAAGCACTGTCGTGCAGACGGTGCGGATATTTTCAAAATTCACTTCTTATCCTCCCCTTTTTTCTTGAACATACCAAGCATTCTGTCTGTTACCAGATAGCCGCCGATAACGTTTATAGTTGCCAGAACTATCGCTGCGAATCCGCAGATATTGCTGAGCATACCATCTGTCTGAAGTGCAACTGCTGTAGCAGAAATCGCACCGACTATCGTGATACCGGAAATCGCGTTTGTACCCGACATAAGGGGTGTATGCAGCTGCGAGGGAACTTTCGAGATAAGCTCTACGCCCAGAAATCCTGCGATAACGAACACGAATACCAGCAAAAGAATTTCGCCTGTCGCCATTTTACTTTACCTCCTGATCAATTTAAAGAAAACATTTTCCGATTCATTTGCTTTAAGACTTAGTTATTCTTGAAGCGCTCGTGGATTATCTGTCCGCCCTGTGTGAGCAGGCAGCCGCGCATTATCTCATCTTCGAGGTTAACTACGAGCTCCTTGCTCTCCTTATCATAGAAGTGAGTCAGGAACGCATAGAAGTTACCCGAGAGCATC from Ruminococcus albus AD2013 includes:
- a CDS encoding Ger(x)C family spore germination C-terminal domain-containing protein is translated as MKKHYKHSARTVYLLVTAVMCCILLSARGRSISIDRRGIVHAMGIDTCEKGYRVSIQIFQPAGSGSDTAVDVTGANVAVAVSEGKTVSEALSAAGSSTGKELFFGHLQLICLGSDIRLDDPRELFAFALGGRNISPSADICMAQGKAEELMQLKLTEDETSAEALSSLIKTSAEYSRTIGCDLRSLFSDEGSIAMPVLEVISESDTDSSSADSPTISQSVKVAGTAVITHEGKSILPEDATLFAALLSGKAEKGSIVTILDDISITSELDNCRRKRTITAENGRLMLTTNIIVSARPDHELDTDQSNKLSTAVSNTLVSDCTYLQTGMLRNGTDIFGTSLLIKQRFPKLWLKYQNTPEILLSAVDVIVNITVKVV
- a CDS encoding GerAB/ArcD/ProY family transporter: MTKQKISPAALICLLLCARSFTTMTHFPVGIADGLTYMTGAVISTVLQAFFLIPAAKLAARIRKDPCAIAFRRSKVLGKTYAIGFLLYFIYAAFRVLGDIACFTDYFFNVNMTRVMTVLCVALTAIYAARTGISVISRTARITFAGVIIMLVIIAAGAADDMDITRFNYAVNDFPAELTKAVYAEFSRCECLVMFCFLASDTEGGPEKTARYYLIAKGVMVTLIAGIVTSALGNFASLEKLPVFTLAAYSENIITERSDAVFLLIWVMTGIVKLTTLLYCSACCLRILRPASTELGSVLLAGFLPAAAALPLLLGYGWDKVIYSPRPAAPIIILGLILPAYLLCIKHEPAPEREV
- a CDS encoding spore germination protein, translating into MNEPYFINMKSELLRSDLKTNLDTARSALGETADFNIINIAIGSTDCAVLSIEGMASTQLMAELVFEPLTGFSNKEPTAGDMIEMLEKHSLMSTDRQIVTDFGTLFELLFSGFAAILIDGIPRAVCLGIQGFEKRPVSIPETEQTISGSRDSFTETLRTNISLVRRRLKTPALRFEILKVGKLSVTDVCIAHIEGRADADSLQTIRQKLQSIELDTILNAGYLMPFVDKTYSRSVFSAVTVTERPDNACAALNEGKILVIIDGTPGCMLLPTVFADNFRTMDDYCEKPFYAAFSRWIKYISFLLAVLLPGLYTALVMFHPEVFPLKLLLNLAAAEVATPYPPVVEMLLLMVLFEIMREAGVRLPRSVGGAVSIVGGLIIGDAAVKSGMVSQPLLIVVGMTATASFVLPSLYPAITVLRLIFIIAGGFGGLYGIAVALTLLIFNIAAVDQYGTAFTSPLLPMRPHGLTDIFSRAGFPQLAKRHTTVTNDTADEQ
- a CDS encoding NAD(P)(+) transhydrogenase (Re/Si-specific) subunit beta, which translates into the protein MNFENIRTVCTTVLYMVSSVLFIRGIKLLGKADTARKGNLMSSVGMLIAVVTVLFEKQVTDTLTNGPASNAYIWGVAAIALGSIIGAVWAKKVEMTGMPQLVALFNGFGGLSSLLVALTQYMTDENINTFSSIALGLTVAIGAIAFTGSIVAWGKLSGKMFKKNVTIPAKNAINGLLAAVGLVGVVIYALSIAEVLDASVGTIGIIIVTAAYLILGFTMVVAIGGGDMPVIISLLNAFSGLAAAFAGLSISNSVLVVSGCLVGTSGLILTLIMCKAMNRTLYALLFSSFGAAKKGAAGEQKEPKSMSVEDAYLILEAASSVVFIPGYGMAVAQAQHAVKELCDKLEANGAEVNFAIHPVAGRMPGHMNVLLAEANVPYEQLKTADEMNPQMSNTDVAIVIGANDVVNPSAINDESSPLYGMPIINAFEARTVFVLKRGKGTGFSGVENPLFTNDNTVMIYGDAKNTVAQLVSEFEE
- a CDS encoding NAD(P) transhydrogenase subunit alpha — encoded protein: MATGEILLLVFVFVIAGFLGVELISKVPSQLHTPLMSGTNAISGITIVGAISATAVALQTDGMLSNICGFAAIVLATINVIGGYLVTDRMLGMFKKKGEDKK
- a CDS encoding S1C family serine protease, encoding MDNMENNNIYNTNENSDTQTFKPAEYTAPVTAAPRTKNSKLRLAALAVSFSLLGGALGTGGTFAALKYLNADSSSAQTKSASADTKAETESNTEKGKAVIKTAESGEKAVAMQTVKTDGTQLSASEVYKNNVNSTVGITTEISTNYFGYTTTAAASGSGFIITEDGYIVTNYHVIDGANKVKVTTYDNTSYDAEIVGSDESNDIAVLKIDATGLEAVTLGDSEALSVGDNVVAIGNPLGELTFTLTSGVVSAMDRQITTSNSVMMNLIQTDCAINSGNSGGALFNMYGEVVGVTNAKYSSNSSTEASIDNIGFAIPINTVKDIVTSIIENGYVVKPYIGVSVETVNSDMKSYGIPEGAVVRQVNDDSPAKEAGLEVNDIVTKIDGKEITSSTDMVAAIRKCKKGDKITVTVYRQGETKELSIVVDETKPEDEEKEEKENTEDNKVQGSPDGRGNYQYGYGDDFAGMDPFEFFGMR